One segment of Ipomoea triloba cultivar NCNSP0323 chromosome 12, ASM357664v1 DNA contains the following:
- the LOC115999809 gene encoding double-stranded RNA-binding protein 1-like isoform X1 yields the protein MYKSKLQELCQRYWVALPEYTSVKVGPDHDARFTATVTVNGISFQSPPNQCRSAKDAQNLASRFAFEYFTANPHLLHSTHPQHSATRPPDLVVAPVLQSLSPPLQPSPAPIHLVADSSLLPPQFAQIPNSAWLAGPQPVRPPLLQQTPPSLPPKSLSEASTPNTNVGQSKESTAQASVVTPLYSTEPANLKGMFKSKLQELCHKQSWNQPEYRTVKEGPDHNPQFGATVIVNGIPFKTPDNHCRSSKEATNLAACIALEHFTGSKLTVPQQSQFPPIASSSSGHTKNEIAGRNNETNSQTPEFGSTPLVHKEICKSSGHTKNEIAGRNNETNSQTPEFGSTPLVRKEICKSSGHTKNEIAGRNNETNSQTPEFGSTPLVHKEICKSSGHTKNEIAGRNNETNSQTPEFGSTPLVRKEICKSSDIQHMYKNQLQQYAQKQNIILPKYSCEVEGPPHACRFRSKVAFGGKIFESHEFFSTLKEAEQAAAKIALEALSPQEIQKGAGLYKTLLQQLEQKQGGMFPVYKTIQSGPPHAPTFVATVVVGGETYQGQEAKSKKEAEMSAAEVAYNSCLKGTDNASKRQKMSAAPGTHVHAQSSASPSNISSAPKSHSLTPLQHTTDPAVESVIQSSSEFYAKEMDKIEVSQPNSNEAVSGHASTLPSIQSLPDNQSSTPLTPEHLTCSIQEFDQKRPAVRDMILVYPNASNKVLPVPENASILPCSNNKWTAVGVELNQNEGQNYCPSKSCV from the exons ATGTACAAGTCTAAGCTGCAAGAGCTGTGCCAACGCTACTGGGTGGCGTTGCCGGAGTACACCTCGGTGAAGGTGGGTCCCGATCACGACGCACGATTCACCGCCACCGTCACCGTGAACGGAATTTCTTTTCAGTCGCCGCCGAATCAGTGCCGCTCCGCTAAGGACGCTCAGAACCTCGCCTCTCGCTTTGCCTTTGAGTACTTTACTGCCAATCCGCACTTGCTTCACTCTACCCATCCCCAGCATTCGGCAACTAGGCCCCCAGATCTGGTTGTCGCCCCCGTTCTTCAGTCTCTGTCCCCGCCTCTACAGCCATCTCCGGCTCCGATTCACCTCGTCGCCGATTCTTCCCTTCTCCCCCCTCAATTCGCCCAAATCCCaa ATTCAGCTTGGCTTGCTGGCCCCCAACCTGTTCGTCCTCCTCTGCTGCAGCAAACCCCTCCATCTCTTCCACCAAAAAGCTTGTCAg AGGCTTCTACTCCAAATACAAACGTAGGTCAAAGTAAAGAGAGCACTGCACAAGCATCTGTGGTGACTCCATTATACTCTACCGAACCTGCAAATCTGAAGGGGATGTTCAAGTCAAAATTGCAAGAGCTATGCCATAAGCAGTCATGGAATCAGCCTGAGTACAGAACGGTGAAAGAAGGCCCTGATCACAACCCTCAATTTGGTGCCACAGTCATTGTCAATGGAATTCCCTTCAAAACTCCAGATAACCATTGCCGTTCCTCCAAAGAAGCAACAAACCTTGCTGCCTGCATTGCCTTAGAGCACTTTACTGGCTCCAAGCTAACTGTCCCCCAGCAATCCCAGTTTCCACCAATTGCATCCTCATCTTCAG gccatactaaaaatgaaattgcagGTCGAAACAATGAAACAAATTCACAAACACCTGAGTTCGGTTCAACACCATTGGTTCATAAAGAGATTTGCAAATCTTCAG gccatactaaaaatgaaattgcagGTCGAAACAATGAAACAAATTCACAAACACCTGAGTTCGGTTCAACACCATTGGTTCGTAAAGAGATTTGCAAATCTTCAG gccatactaaaaatgaaattgcagGTCGAAACAATGAAACAAATTCACAAACACCTGAGTTCGGTTCAACACCATTGGTTCATAAAGAGATTTGCAAATCTTCAG gccatactaaaaatgaaattgcagGTCGAAACAATGAAACAAATTCACAAACACCTGAGTTCGGTTCAACACCATTGGTTCGTAAAGAGATTTGCAAATCTTCAG ACATACAGCATATGTACAAGAACCAGCTGCAGCAATATGCTCAGAAGCAGAATATTATTTTACCTAAATATTCTTGTGAAGTTGAAGGGCCACCACATGCTTGTCGCTTTAGATCAAAAGTGGCTTTTGGTGGAAAAATCTTTGAAAGCCATGAATTTTTCTCTACATTGAAGGAAGCTGAACAAGCAGCTGCAAAAATTGCTCTTGAGGCATTATCACCACAAGAAATTCAGAAG GGTGCAGGTTTATACAAGACCCTTCTACAACAACTGGAACAAAAACAGGGTGGCATGTTTCCAGTCTACAAGACAATTCAGTCTGGTCCACCTCATGCTCCAACTTTTGTGGCCACTGTGGTAGTTGGTGGTGAGACATACCAAGGACAAGAAGCTAAAAGCAAGAAGGAGGCTGAGATGAGTGCTGCAGAAGTTGCTTATAATTCTTGTCTGAAGG GGACAGATAATGCTTCAAAGAGGCAGAAAATGTCAGCTGCACCTGGCACGCATGTACATGCCCAGTCCTCGGCCTCACCCAGTAATATATCTTCTGCACCTAAATCTCATTCTCTGACACCACTCCAGCATACAACTGATCCTGCTGTGGAGTCTGTTATTCAGAGTTCATCTGAATTCTATGCCAAGGAAATGGATAAGATTGAGGTTTCACAACCCAATTCAAATGAGGCAGTTTCTGGTCATGCTTCCACCTTGCCCTCTATCCAGTCTTTGCCTGACAACCAATCCTCCACTCCACTGACGCCAGAGCATTTAACTTGTTCTATTCAGGAGTTTGATCAGAAGAGACCAGCTGTGAGGGACATGATTTTGGTTTACCCAAATGCTTCAAATAAGGTACTTCCTGTCCCTGAGAACGCTTCCATCTTGCCCTGCAGCAACAACAAATGGACGGCTGTTGGAGTAGAGCTGAATCAGAATGAAGGGCAGAACTATTGTCCATCCAAATCCTGTGTGTAA
- the LOC115999809 gene encoding double-stranded RNA-binding protein 1-like isoform X2, which translates to MYKSKLQELCQRYWVALPEYTSVKVGPDHDARFTATVTVNGISFQSPPNQCRSAKDAQNLASRFAFEYFTANPHLLHSTHPQHSATRPPDLVVAPVLQSLSPPLQPSPAPIHLVADSSLLPPQFAQIPNSAWLAGPQPVRPPLLQQTPPSLPPKSLSEASTPNTNVGQSKESTAQASVVTPLYSTEPANLKGMFKSKLQELCHKQSWNQPEYRTVKEGPDHNPQFGATVIVNGIPFKTPDNHCRSSKEATNLAACIALEHFTGSKLTVPQQSQFPPIASSSSGHTKNEIAGRNNETNSQTPEFGSTPLVHKEICKSSGHTKNEIAGRNNETNSQTPEFGSTPLVRKEICKSSGHTKNEIAGRNNETNSQTPEFGSTPLVHKEICKSSGHTKNEIAGRNNETNSQTPEFGSTPLVRKEICKSSDIQHMYKNQLQQYAQKQNIILPKYSCEVEGPPHACRFRSKVAFGGKIFESHEFFSTLKEAEQAAAKIALEALSPQEIQKGAGLYKTLLQQLEQKQGGMFPVYKTIQSGPPHAPTFVATVVVGGETYQGQEAKSKKEAEMSAAEVAYNSCLKGTDNASKRQKMSAAPGTHVHAQSSASPSNISSAPKSHSLTPLQHTTDPAVESVIQSSSEFYAKEMDKIEVSQPNSNEAVSGV; encoded by the exons ATGTACAAGTCTAAGCTGCAAGAGCTGTGCCAACGCTACTGGGTGGCGTTGCCGGAGTACACCTCGGTGAAGGTGGGTCCCGATCACGACGCACGATTCACCGCCACCGTCACCGTGAACGGAATTTCTTTTCAGTCGCCGCCGAATCAGTGCCGCTCCGCTAAGGACGCTCAGAACCTCGCCTCTCGCTTTGCCTTTGAGTACTTTACTGCCAATCCGCACTTGCTTCACTCTACCCATCCCCAGCATTCGGCAACTAGGCCCCCAGATCTGGTTGTCGCCCCCGTTCTTCAGTCTCTGTCCCCGCCTCTACAGCCATCTCCGGCTCCGATTCACCTCGTCGCCGATTCTTCCCTTCTCCCCCCTCAATTCGCCCAAATCCCaa ATTCAGCTTGGCTTGCTGGCCCCCAACCTGTTCGTCCTCCTCTGCTGCAGCAAACCCCTCCATCTCTTCCACCAAAAAGCTTGTCAg AGGCTTCTACTCCAAATACAAACGTAGGTCAAAGTAAAGAGAGCACTGCACAAGCATCTGTGGTGACTCCATTATACTCTACCGAACCTGCAAATCTGAAGGGGATGTTCAAGTCAAAATTGCAAGAGCTATGCCATAAGCAGTCATGGAATCAGCCTGAGTACAGAACGGTGAAAGAAGGCCCTGATCACAACCCTCAATTTGGTGCCACAGTCATTGTCAATGGAATTCCCTTCAAAACTCCAGATAACCATTGCCGTTCCTCCAAAGAAGCAACAAACCTTGCTGCCTGCATTGCCTTAGAGCACTTTACTGGCTCCAAGCTAACTGTCCCCCAGCAATCCCAGTTTCCACCAATTGCATCCTCATCTTCAG gccatactaaaaatgaaattgcagGTCGAAACAATGAAACAAATTCACAAACACCTGAGTTCGGTTCAACACCATTGGTTCATAAAGAGATTTGCAAATCTTCAG gccatactaaaaatgaaattgcagGTCGAAACAATGAAACAAATTCACAAACACCTGAGTTCGGTTCAACACCATTGGTTCGTAAAGAGATTTGCAAATCTTCAG gccatactaaaaatgaaattgcagGTCGAAACAATGAAACAAATTCACAAACACCTGAGTTCGGTTCAACACCATTGGTTCATAAAGAGATTTGCAAATCTTCAG gccatactaaaaatgaaattgcagGTCGAAACAATGAAACAAATTCACAAACACCTGAGTTCGGTTCAACACCATTGGTTCGTAAAGAGATTTGCAAATCTTCAG ACATACAGCATATGTACAAGAACCAGCTGCAGCAATATGCTCAGAAGCAGAATATTATTTTACCTAAATATTCTTGTGAAGTTGAAGGGCCACCACATGCTTGTCGCTTTAGATCAAAAGTGGCTTTTGGTGGAAAAATCTTTGAAAGCCATGAATTTTTCTCTACATTGAAGGAAGCTGAACAAGCAGCTGCAAAAATTGCTCTTGAGGCATTATCACCACAAGAAATTCAGAAG GGTGCAGGTTTATACAAGACCCTTCTACAACAACTGGAACAAAAACAGGGTGGCATGTTTCCAGTCTACAAGACAATTCAGTCTGGTCCACCTCATGCTCCAACTTTTGTGGCCACTGTGGTAGTTGGTGGTGAGACATACCAAGGACAAGAAGCTAAAAGCAAGAAGGAGGCTGAGATGAGTGCTGCAGAAGTTGCTTATAATTCTTGTCTGAAGG GGACAGATAATGCTTCAAAGAGGCAGAAAATGTCAGCTGCACCTGGCACGCATGTACATGCCCAGTCCTCGGCCTCACCCAGTAATATATCTTCTGCACCTAAATCTCATTCTCTGACACCACTCCAGCATACAACTGATCCTGCTGTGGAGTCTGTTATTCAGAGTTCATCTGAATTCTATGCCAAGGAAATGGATAAGATTGAGGTTTCACAACCCAATTCAAATGAGGCAGTTTCTG GAGTTTGA
- the LOC115999809 gene encoding double-stranded RNA-binding protein 1-like isoform X3 yields MYKSKLQELCQRYWVALPEYTSVKVGPDHDARFTATVTVNGISFQSPPNQCRSAKDAQNLASRFAFEYFTANPHLLHSTHPQHSATRPPDLVVAPVLQSLSPPLQPSPAPIHLVADSSLLPPQFAQIPNSAWLAGPQPVRPPLLQQTPPSLPPKSLSEASTPNTNVGQSKESTAQASVVTPLYSTEPANLKGMFKSKLQELCHKQSWNQPEYRTVKEGPDHNPQFGATVIVNGIPFKTPDNHCRSSKEATNLAACIALEHFTGSKLTVPQQSQFPPIASSSSGHTKNEIAGRNNETNSQTPEFGSTPLVHKEICKSSDIQHMYKNQLQQYAQKQNIILPKYSCEVEGPPHACRFRSKVAFGGKIFESHEFFSTLKEAEQAAAKIALEALSPQEIQKGAGLYKTLLQQLEQKQGGMFPVYKTIQSGPPHAPTFVATVVVGGETYQGQEAKSKKEAEMSAAEVAYNSCLKGTDNASKRQKMSAAPGTHVHAQSSASPSNISSAPKSHSLTPLQHTTDPAVESVIQSSSEFYAKEMDKIEVSQPNSNEAVSGHASTLPSIQSLPDNQSSTPLTPEHLTCSIQEFDQKRPAVRDMILVYPNASNKVLPVPENASILPCSNNKWTAVGVELNQNEGQNYCPSKSCV; encoded by the exons ATGTACAAGTCTAAGCTGCAAGAGCTGTGCCAACGCTACTGGGTGGCGTTGCCGGAGTACACCTCGGTGAAGGTGGGTCCCGATCACGACGCACGATTCACCGCCACCGTCACCGTGAACGGAATTTCTTTTCAGTCGCCGCCGAATCAGTGCCGCTCCGCTAAGGACGCTCAGAACCTCGCCTCTCGCTTTGCCTTTGAGTACTTTACTGCCAATCCGCACTTGCTTCACTCTACCCATCCCCAGCATTCGGCAACTAGGCCCCCAGATCTGGTTGTCGCCCCCGTTCTTCAGTCTCTGTCCCCGCCTCTACAGCCATCTCCGGCTCCGATTCACCTCGTCGCCGATTCTTCCCTTCTCCCCCCTCAATTCGCCCAAATCCCaa ATTCAGCTTGGCTTGCTGGCCCCCAACCTGTTCGTCCTCCTCTGCTGCAGCAAACCCCTCCATCTCTTCCACCAAAAAGCTTGTCAg AGGCTTCTACTCCAAATACAAACGTAGGTCAAAGTAAAGAGAGCACTGCACAAGCATCTGTGGTGACTCCATTATACTCTACCGAACCTGCAAATCTGAAGGGGATGTTCAAGTCAAAATTGCAAGAGCTATGCCATAAGCAGTCATGGAATCAGCCTGAGTACAGAACGGTGAAAGAAGGCCCTGATCACAACCCTCAATTTGGTGCCACAGTCATTGTCAATGGAATTCCCTTCAAAACTCCAGATAACCATTGCCGTTCCTCCAAAGAAGCAACAAACCTTGCTGCCTGCATTGCCTTAGAGCACTTTACTGGCTCCAAGCTAACTGTCCCCCAGCAATCCCAGTTTCCACCAATTGCATCCTCATCTTCAG gccatactaaaaatgaaattgcagGTCGAAACAATGAAACAAATTCACAAACACCTGAGTTCGGTTCAACACCATTGGTTCATAAAGAGATTTGCAAATCTTCAG ACATACAGCATATGTACAAGAACCAGCTGCAGCAATATGCTCAGAAGCAGAATATTATTTTACCTAAATATTCTTGTGAAGTTGAAGGGCCACCACATGCTTGTCGCTTTAGATCAAAAGTGGCTTTTGGTGGAAAAATCTTTGAAAGCCATGAATTTTTCTCTACATTGAAGGAAGCTGAACAAGCAGCTGCAAAAATTGCTCTTGAGGCATTATCACCACAAGAAATTCAGAAG GGTGCAGGTTTATACAAGACCCTTCTACAACAACTGGAACAAAAACAGGGTGGCATGTTTCCAGTCTACAAGACAATTCAGTCTGGTCCACCTCATGCTCCAACTTTTGTGGCCACTGTGGTAGTTGGTGGTGAGACATACCAAGGACAAGAAGCTAAAAGCAAGAAGGAGGCTGAGATGAGTGCTGCAGAAGTTGCTTATAATTCTTGTCTGAAGG GGACAGATAATGCTTCAAAGAGGCAGAAAATGTCAGCTGCACCTGGCACGCATGTACATGCCCAGTCCTCGGCCTCACCCAGTAATATATCTTCTGCACCTAAATCTCATTCTCTGACACCACTCCAGCATACAACTGATCCTGCTGTGGAGTCTGTTATTCAGAGTTCATCTGAATTCTATGCCAAGGAAATGGATAAGATTGAGGTTTCACAACCCAATTCAAATGAGGCAGTTTCTGGTCATGCTTCCACCTTGCCCTCTATCCAGTCTTTGCCTGACAACCAATCCTCCACTCCACTGACGCCAGAGCATTTAACTTGTTCTATTCAGGAGTTTGATCAGAAGAGACCAGCTGTGAGGGACATGATTTTGGTTTACCCAAATGCTTCAAATAAGGTACTTCCTGTCCCTGAGAACGCTTCCATCTTGCCCTGCAGCAACAACAAATGGACGGCTGTTGGAGTAGAGCTGAATCAGAATGAAGGGCAGAACTATTGTCCATCCAAATCCTGTGTGTAA